A genomic stretch from Pseudomonas alkylphenolica includes:
- a CDS encoding ABC transporter permease, translated as MTMLDTFAHLDWAQVLHLTWQHITLVGIAVSLAIVFGVPLGILMTRFPALAGPLQACATVLLTIPSIALFGLLLPFYSKFGQGLGPLPAITAVFLYSLLPILRNTYLALTNVEPGIREAARGIGMTFGQRLRMVELPIAVPVILAGVRTAVVMNIGVMTIAATIGAGGLGVLILTSISRSDMSMLLVGALLVSLLAIFADLLLQTLQRALTPEGLRK; from the coding sequence ATGACCATGCTCGATACCTTCGCTCACCTGGACTGGGCCCAGGTCCTGCACCTGACCTGGCAGCACATCACCCTGGTCGGCATCGCCGTCAGCCTGGCGATTGTGTTCGGCGTACCGCTGGGCATCCTCATGACCCGCTTCCCTGCCCTCGCCGGCCCCTTGCAGGCGTGCGCCACGGTGCTGCTGACCATCCCTTCGATCGCCCTGTTCGGCCTGCTGTTGCCGTTCTACTCCAAGTTCGGCCAGGGCCTGGGACCATTGCCGGCGATCACTGCGGTGTTCCTTTATTCATTGCTGCCGATCCTGCGCAACACCTACCTGGCACTGACCAACGTCGAGCCAGGAATTCGTGAAGCCGCACGCGGTATCGGTATGACCTTCGGCCAGCGCCTGCGCATGGTCGAACTGCCCATCGCCGTACCGGTGATTCTCGCCGGCGTACGTACCGCCGTGGTGATGAACATTGGCGTCATGACCATCGCCGCGACCATCGGCGCCGGCGGCCTGGGCGTACTGATCCTGACCTCCATCAGCCGTAGCGACATGTCGATGCTGCTGGTCGGTGCCTTGCTGGTGAGCCTGCTGGCCATCTTCGCTGACCTGCTGCTGCAAACCCTGCAACGTGCCCTGACTCCAGAAGGACTGCGCAAATGA
- a CDS encoding osmoprotectant ABC transporter ATP-binding protein OsmV, with translation MIELQNLSKTFHANGKDVKAVDAVSLTVNEGEICVFLGPSGCGKSTTLKMINRLITPTSGKVLINGEDTTGLDEVTLRRRIGYVIQQIGLFPNMTIEENITVVPRLLGWDKQKCHERARELMSMIKLEPKQYLQRYPRELSGGQQQRIGVIRALAAEAPLLLMDEPFGAVDPINREMIQNEFFEMQRALNKTVIMVSHDIDEAIKLGDKIAIFRAGKLIQIDHPDTLLAHPVDDFVNNFVGQDSTLKRLLLVRAEDAADNAPSVSPQTPVSDALELMDEHDRRYVVVTDAQNKAMGYVRRRDLHRQHGSCADFLRTFNATASHDEHLRILLSRMYEFNRSWLPVLDAEQVFLGEVTQESIAAYLSSGRSRGGKTCIVSPAEALA, from the coding sequence ATGATCGAACTCCAGAACCTGAGCAAGACCTTTCACGCCAACGGTAAAGACGTCAAAGCCGTCGATGCTGTCAGCCTGACCGTCAATGAAGGCGAGATCTGCGTGTTCCTCGGCCCGTCCGGTTGCGGCAAAAGCACCACGCTGAAAATGATCAACCGCCTGATCACGCCAACCTCCGGCAAGGTGCTGATCAATGGCGAAGACACCACGGGACTGGACGAAGTCACCCTGCGCCGGCGCATCGGCTATGTGATCCAGCAGATCGGTCTGTTCCCCAACATGACCATCGAGGAAAACATTACCGTGGTCCCGCGCCTGCTCGGCTGGGACAAGCAAAAGTGCCATGAGCGTGCCCGCGAACTGATGAGCATGATCAAGCTCGAACCCAAGCAGTACCTGCAGCGCTACCCGCGCGAATTGTCCGGGGGCCAGCAACAGCGCATCGGGGTGATCCGCGCCCTGGCCGCCGAAGCTCCCTTGCTGCTGATGGACGAACCGTTCGGCGCGGTCGACCCGATCAACCGCGAGATGATCCAGAACGAGTTTTTCGAGATGCAGCGGGCGCTGAACAAGACCGTGATCATGGTCAGCCACGACATCGACGAGGCGATCAAACTGGGTGACAAGATCGCCATTTTCCGTGCCGGTAAGCTGATCCAGATCGACCATCCCGATACGCTCTTGGCGCACCCGGTCGATGATTTTGTCAACAACTTCGTCGGTCAGGACAGCACGCTCAAACGCCTGCTGCTGGTGCGCGCCGAAGACGCCGCCGACAACGCACCGTCAGTCAGCCCGCAAACGCCGGTCAGCGATGCGCTGGAACTGATGGACGAGCATGACCGGCGCTACGTAGTGGTCACCGATGCGCAGAACAAGGCCATGGGCTATGTGCGTCGGCGCGACCTGCATCGCCAGCACGGTAGCTGCGCCGACTTCCTGCGCACTTTCAATGCCACCGCGTCCCATGACGAGCACCTGCGCATCCTGTTGTCGCGGATGTACGAGTTCAATCGTTCGTGGTTGCCGGTGCTGGATGCCGAGCAGGTGTTCTTGGGAGAGGTGACTCAGGAATCGATTGCCGCCTACCTGAGTTCGGGGCGTTCGCGAGGGGGCAAGACCTGTATCGTGTCGCCAGCTGAAGCCTTGGCCTGA
- a CDS encoding TonB-dependent siderophore receptor, whose translation MNNNKFSPRSAPRLRTRLLPLALALAVSGGIASSYADQVATSIQIPAQSLASALSQLGQQTSLQLFFSPELVAGKQAPAVSGTLAPEQALQTLLQGSGLTYEISQGTVVLKPAQSAGTLTSGSLELAPTDVKVVGDWLGNAEETVVQNHPGARTVVRREAMVEQGAMNVRDVLRGIPGVQVQDSNGTGGSDIALNVGVRGLTSRLSPRSTVLIDGIPAAFAPYGQPQLSMAPISSGNLDSIDVVRGAGSVRYGPQNVGGVINFVTRAIPEKATGELSTTMETSRHGGWKHIESAFLGGTAANGLGAALLYSGVNGNGYRSSNNGNDIDDVLLKTHWAVTDSDELWLNFHYYDAKADMPGGLTQAQFDDDPYQSDRDHDNFSGRRKDVSLKYLRQIDDLTQFEVQTYYTDSFRGSSIAARDQETLSSYPRSYHTFAIEPRVSRIFFAGPTTQEVSVGYRYLKEAMHEQSTRLALVDNVPTPAPGSDGHVFQDRTGGTEASAYYIDDKIDVGNWTITPGVRFEHINTDWHERPVIGANGKPVQEKNRSVTSNEPLPALSVMYHLSDEWKLFANYETSFGSLQYFQLGQGGIGDQTANGLEPEKAKTYEVGTRYNNGTWGGELTAFYIDFDDELQYISNDIGWTNLGATKHQGIEASMHYDLSGLDPRLQGLSANAAFTYTRATYEGEIPGFKGRDLPFYSRQVVNAGLRYQINRWTWNLDAFAQSKQRAPGTGMNKDGSFNGDYITEPSADGQFGDIPGYVTWAARGGYDFGQELSNLKLAAGVKNIFDKQYYTRSSDNNSGIYLGEPRTFYVQASVGF comes from the coding sequence GTGAACAACAACAAGTTTTCCCCGCGTTCTGCCCCACGCCTGCGCACCCGTTTGCTGCCACTGGCGCTGGCCCTGGCAGTCAGTGGCGGTATCGCCAGCAGCTATGCCGACCAGGTGGCGACCAGCATCCAGATCCCGGCCCAGTCGCTGGCTTCGGCCTTGAGCCAACTGGGGCAGCAGACTTCGCTGCAGCTGTTCTTCAGCCCCGAGCTGGTGGCCGGCAAGCAAGCCCCGGCAGTGTCCGGCACCCTGGCGCCGGAGCAGGCTCTGCAGACACTGCTGCAAGGCAGCGGGCTGACTTACGAGATTTCCCAGGGCACCGTGGTGCTCAAGCCTGCGCAGAGTGCAGGTACCCTGACCAGCGGTAGCCTCGAACTGGCACCGACCGACGTCAAAGTCGTCGGTGACTGGCTTGGCAACGCCGAAGAAACCGTGGTCCAGAACCATCCTGGTGCCCGTACTGTGGTGCGCCGCGAGGCGATGGTCGAGCAGGGCGCGATGAACGTGCGCGATGTACTGCGTGGCATTCCGGGTGTGCAGGTGCAGGATTCAAACGGTACCGGTGGCAGCGATATCGCCCTCAACGTTGGCGTGCGCGGTCTGACCTCGCGCTTGTCGCCGCGCTCCACCGTGCTGATCGATGGCATCCCGGCGGCCTTTGCCCCGTATGGTCAGCCGCAGTTGTCGATGGCACCGATCTCCTCTGGCAATCTCGACAGCATCGATGTGGTCCGTGGTGCCGGCTCGGTACGTTATGGTCCGCAGAACGTCGGTGGAGTCATCAACTTCGTGACCCGGGCAATTCCGGAAAAGGCCACCGGCGAGCTGTCCACCACCATGGAAACCTCTCGCCATGGCGGCTGGAAACATATCGAGTCGGCGTTCCTCGGCGGTACCGCTGCCAACGGCCTGGGCGCGGCGCTGCTGTATTCCGGGGTCAACGGTAATGGCTATCGCAGCAGCAACAACGGTAACGACATCGACGATGTGCTGTTGAAGACCCACTGGGCGGTGACTGACAGCGACGAGTTGTGGCTGAACTTTCACTATTACGATGCCAAGGCCGATATGCCCGGCGGCCTGACCCAGGCACAATTCGACGACGATCCGTACCAGTCCGATCGTGACCACGACAACTTCAGCGGCCGCCGCAAAGACGTCTCGCTCAAGTACCTGCGCCAGATCGACGACCTTACCCAGTTCGAAGTGCAGACCTACTACACCGACAGCTTCCGTGGCAGCAGTATCGCCGCCCGCGACCAGGAGACCCTGTCTTCTTACCCGCGCAGCTACCACACCTTTGCGATCGAACCGCGTGTGTCGCGAATCTTCTTCGCCGGTCCGACCACCCAGGAAGTCAGCGTCGGTTATCGCTACCTCAAGGAAGCGATGCACGAACAATCGACGCGCCTGGCCTTGGTCGACAACGTCCCGACTCCGGCGCCAGGCTCTGACGGGCATGTGTTCCAGGATCGTACCGGTGGCACCGAAGCCAGCGCCTACTACATTGACGACAAGATCGATGTCGGCAACTGGACCATCACCCCGGGCGTTCGCTTCGAGCACATCAATACCGATTGGCATGAGCGTCCGGTGATCGGTGCCAACGGCAAGCCGGTGCAGGAGAAAAACCGCAGCGTGACCAGCAACGAGCCGTTGCCAGCGTTGAGCGTGATGTACCACCTGTCCGATGAATGGAAACTGTTCGCCAACTACGAAACCTCGTTCGGCAGCCTGCAGTACTTCCAGCTCGGACAGGGTGGTATCGGTGACCAGACCGCCAATGGCCTGGAACCGGAAAAAGCCAAGACCTATGAAGTGGGTACCCGATACAACAATGGTACCTGGGGCGGCGAGCTGACTGCGTTCTACATCGACTTCGATGACGAACTGCAATACATCAGCAACGATATTGGCTGGACCAATCTTGGTGCGACCAAGCACCAGGGTATCGAGGCCTCGATGCACTATGACCTGTCGGGTCTTGATCCACGTCTACAGGGCTTGAGCGCCAATGCCGCATTCACCTACACCCGCGCCACCTATGAAGGGGAAATTCCCGGTTTCAAAGGCCGAGACCTGCCGTTCTACTCGCGGCAAGTGGTTAACGCCGGGCTGCGTTACCAGATCAATCGCTGGACCTGGAACCTGGATGCCTTTGCCCAATCGAAGCAACGCGCACCGGGCACGGGTATGAATAAAGATGGTAGTTTCAATGGTGACTACATCACCGAGCCGAGTGCCGACGGTCAGTTTGGCGACATTCCTGGCTACGTCACCTGGGCGGCGCGCGGTGGCTACGACTTCGGCCAGGAGCTATCGAACCTGAAGTTGGCAGCAGGGGTTAAGAACATCTTCGACAAGCAGTACTACACCCGTTCCAGCGACAACAACTCGGGGATCTACCTGGGTGAGCCGCGTACCTTCTATGTGCAGGCCAGTGTAGGGTTCTGA
- a CDS encoding FecR family protein, which yields MNHDACLCGTEAVREQAAQWFARTRDGALGADQQAQFDSWLAQHPQHQHEYDLLGQLWGAADVLPRARLEALCLADPVRPLPRRRFIQQALAAGVAVAAVGLGWFGWQQHQLNYQDQLQTALGERRQLELPDGSQLELNGRTQLKVDFSAGQRRIELSAGEAMFSVAHDTTRPFVVSTANGTVTVTGTRFDVRLDPARTRVAVEQGSVRVQGSGASQALLTAGLGSQIDAQGQVATPYAVDAAALTAWRKGKLVFNDAPLSEVVEEVSRYRGQPLRVAAGEVAALRLSSTFSSDDTDALLRALPSILPVAIKTHADGSSEIISK from the coding sequence ATGAATCATGACGCGTGCCTGTGTGGCACCGAAGCCGTGCGCGAGCAGGCAGCCCAGTGGTTTGCCCGGACCCGTGACGGGGCGTTGGGCGCAGACCAACAGGCGCAATTCGACAGCTGGCTGGCGCAGCACCCACAGCATCAACATGAGTACGATCTGCTCGGTCAGCTCTGGGGCGCCGCAGATGTTTTGCCGCGTGCGCGTCTCGAGGCGTTGTGCCTGGCCGATCCGGTGCGCCCGTTGCCGCGTCGGCGCTTCATTCAGCAGGCGCTGGCCGCGGGTGTCGCAGTCGCGGCCGTGGGGCTTGGCTGGTTCGGCTGGCAACAGCATCAGCTCAACTATCAGGACCAGTTGCAGACGGCCTTGGGCGAACGCCGCCAACTCGAGCTGCCGGACGGCTCACAGCTGGAGCTCAATGGCCGTACGCAACTGAAAGTCGATTTCAGCGCCGGGCAACGGCGAATCGAATTGAGCGCCGGGGAAGCCATGTTCAGTGTCGCCCATGACACGACACGGCCTTTTGTCGTGAGCACCGCCAATGGCACGGTCACGGTCACTGGCACTCGTTTCGACGTGCGCCTGGATCCAGCCCGCACCCGGGTGGCCGTAGAGCAAGGCTCGGTGAGGGTCCAGGGCAGTGGCGCCAGCCAGGCGCTACTCACTGCCGGTCTTGGTTCGCAGATCGATGCCCAGGGTCAGGTCGCCACACCTTATGCGGTGGACGCTGCGGCGCTGACCGCCTGGCGCAAGGGCAAGCTGGTGTTCAATGATGCGCCGCTGAGCGAAGTGGTCGAGGAAGTCTCGCGCTATCGTGGCCAACCCTTGCGCGTAGCCGCGGGCGAGGTGGCGGCGTTGCGCCTGAGCAGCACCTTCAGCAGTGACGATACCGACGCCTTGTTGCGGGCTCTGCCGAGCATCCTGCCGGTGGCCATCAAGACCCATGCCGATGGTTCCAGCGAAATAATTTCAAAATAA
- a CDS encoding RNA polymerase sigma factor encodes MSRHKGFLDHYQELIGTWTRKLRNRQQAEDLAHDAFVRVLENNQAGVEQPRAYLHQTARNIAVDGYRREDRRQAVEQDIFDPASDASGDPEAYMHAVELADSVERALAQLPLNCRRVFIWQKLEGLTQAEIAERMGLTKNMVEKYMIRTLRHLREHLDVSTR; translated from the coding sequence GTGTCGCGACACAAAGGCTTTCTCGACCACTACCAAGAGCTGATCGGCACCTGGACGCGCAAATTGCGCAATCGCCAGCAGGCCGAGGATCTGGCACATGATGCGTTTGTCCGGGTGCTGGAAAATAACCAGGCCGGAGTCGAGCAACCCCGCGCTTATCTGCACCAGACCGCGCGCAATATTGCGGTGGATGGTTACCGCCGCGAAGATCGCCGCCAGGCCGTCGAGCAAGACATATTCGATCCCGCCAGCGATGCCAGTGGCGACCCGGAGGCCTACATGCATGCCGTCGAGCTGGCTGACAGCGTCGAGCGCGCCCTGGCGCAATTGCCGCTCAATTGTCGCCGGGTATTCATCTGGCAGAAGCTCGAAGGACTGACCCAGGCGGAAATCGCCGAACGCATGGGCTTGACCAAGAACATGGTCGAAAAGTATATGATCCGCACGCTCCGGCATCTGCGTGAGCACCTGGATGTGTCGACGAGATGA
- a CDS encoding type III PLP-dependent enzyme, which yields MSIQVEDYFARDTFQKMKAFADKQETPFVLIDTQMISQAYDDLRAGFEFAKVYYAVKANPAVEIIDLLKEKGSSFDIASIYELDKVMGRGVSADRISYGNTIKKSKDIRYFYEKGVRLYATDSEADLRNIAKAAPGSKVYVRILTEGSTTADWPLSRKFGCQTDMAMDLLILARDLGLVPYGVSFHVGSQQRDISVWDAAIAKVKVIFERLKEEDGIELKLINMGGGFPANYITRTNSLETYAEEIIRFLKEDFGDDLPEIILEPGRSLIANAGILVSEVVLVARKSRTAVERWVYTDVGKFSGLIETMDESIKFPIWTEKKGEMEEVVIAGPTCDSADIMYEHYKYGLPLNLAIGDRLYWLSTGAYTTSYSAVEFNGFPPLKAYYL from the coding sequence ATGTCGATTCAGGTCGAAGACTACTTCGCGCGCGATACCTTTCAAAAAATGAAGGCGTTCGCCGACAAGCAAGAAACCCCGTTCGTGCTCATCGACACCCAGATGATCAGCCAGGCCTACGACGACCTGCGTGCCGGTTTCGAATTCGCCAAGGTTTACTACGCGGTCAAGGCCAACCCGGCCGTGGAAATCATCGACCTGCTCAAGGAAAAAGGCTCGAGCTTCGACATCGCCTCGATCTACGAGCTGGACAAAGTGATGGGCCGCGGCGTCAGCGCCGATCGCATCAGCTATGGCAACACCATCAAAAAATCCAAGGACATCCGCTACTTCTACGAGAAGGGCGTGCGTCTGTATGCCACCGACTCCGAAGCCGACCTGCGCAATATCGCCAAGGCCGCGCCGGGTTCGAAGGTTTACGTGCGTATCCTCACCGAAGGCTCGACCACTGCCGACTGGCCGCTGTCGCGCAAGTTCGGCTGCCAGACCGACATGGCCATGGACCTGCTGATCCTCGCCCGCGACCTGGGCCTGGTGCCTTACGGTGTGTCTTTCCACGTAGGTTCGCAGCAGCGTGACATCAGCGTCTGGGACGCGGCGATCGCCAAGGTCAAAGTGATCTTCGAACGCCTGAAGGAAGAAGACGGCATCGAACTCAAGCTGATCAACATGGGTGGCGGCTTCCCGGCCAACTACATCACCCGTACCAACAGCCTGGAAACCTACGCCGAAGAAATCATCCGCTTCCTCAAGGAAGACTTCGGTGACGACCTGCCGGAAATCATCCTCGAACCAGGCCGTTCGCTGATCGCCAACGCCGGCATCCTGGTCAGCGAAGTGGTATTGGTGGCGCGCAAGTCGCGTACCGCAGTCGAGCGTTGGGTCTACACCGACGTCGGCAAATTCTCCGGCCTGATCGAAACCATGGACGAGTCGATCAAGTTCCCGATCTGGACCGAGAAGAAAGGCGAGATGGAAGAAGTCGTGATCGCCGGCCCGACCTGCGACAGCGCCGACATCATGTACGAACACTACAAGTACGGCCTGCCGCTGAACCTGGCCATCGGTGACCGCCTGTACTGGCTGTCGACCGGTGCGTATACCACCAGCTACAGCGCGGTGGAGTTCAATGGCTTTCCGCCCCTGAAAGCCTACTACCTGTAA
- a CDS encoding tetratricopeptide repeat protein: protein MAFAMRNRQEVDSEQFAQMLEHSPAKAAQAILAAAGQEVVEAQLLLGQILLDGRGIEQDSGLARRWFAIAAAHGSAMADNMLGRCLEHGWGGEVDLARAARHYDRAARAGLDWGMYNRANMLATGRGVALDDVAALAWYRQAAELGHAKSMNLLGRYLEEGLHCPLDVSGAQRWYQRSAEAGDFRGQFSHAGVLAAQGQTQEALAWLQRALVAGNENFLRVAGPALEQAEQPEIRSLAITYRERLAQLEAGR, encoded by the coding sequence ATGGCTTTCGCAATGCGTAATCGGCAGGAAGTCGACAGCGAGCAGTTCGCCCAGATGCTTGAGCACAGCCCGGCAAAGGCTGCTCAGGCGATATTGGCTGCAGCGGGGCAGGAGGTAGTGGAGGCCCAGTTGCTGCTTGGGCAGATCCTGCTCGACGGGCGTGGCATCGAGCAGGATTCTGGTCTGGCTCGGCGCTGGTTTGCCATAGCGGCCGCGCATGGCAGTGCCATGGCTGACAATATGCTCGGGCGTTGCCTGGAGCATGGTTGGGGCGGGGAAGTGGATCTTGCTCGGGCTGCTCGGCACTATGACCGGGCGGCGCGAGCCGGGCTGGACTGGGGGATGTACAACCGCGCCAATATGCTCGCTACCGGGCGGGGTGTTGCCCTGGACGACGTAGCAGCGCTGGCCTGGTATCGGCAAGCGGCCGAACTCGGCCATGCCAAGTCGATGAACTTGCTGGGGCGCTATCTGGAGGAAGGTCTGCATTGCCCGCTCGATGTGTCAGGCGCACAGCGTTGGTACCAGCGTTCAGCTGAGGCCGGAGATTTTCGCGGACAGTTCAGTCATGCCGGGGTATTGGCGGCTCAGGGGCAGACACAAGAGGCCCTGGCCTGGTTGCAGCGCGCGTTAGTCGCTGGCAACGAGAATTTCCTGAGGGTAGCCGGCCCGGCCTTGGAGCAGGCCGAACAGCCCGAAATCCGTAGCCTGGCAATTACCTACCGAGAACGCTTGGCGCAACTCGAAGCCGGGCGCTGA
- a CDS encoding Fe2+-dependent dioxygenase: MLLHISGLFSTEEVTRIREALERTEWADGKITAGYQSAKAKHNLQLPEGHPLAKEIGTALIERLWQHPQFMSAALPHKVFPPLINCYREGGNFGFHIDNALRQPRGSHERVRTDLSSTLFLSNPEDYDGGELVIQDTYGVQQVKLAAGDLVLYPGTSLHKVNPVTRGARYAAFFWTQSLVREDSQRALLFEMDNAIQQLTADMPDHPALIQLTGTYHNLLRRWVEV, from the coding sequence ATGCTGCTACACATTTCCGGACTGTTCTCCACCGAGGAAGTCACGCGTATCCGTGAGGCGCTGGAGCGGACCGAGTGGGCTGACGGCAAGATCACTGCGGGTTATCAGTCGGCCAAGGCCAAGCACAACCTGCAGCTTCCAGAAGGCCATCCACTGGCCAAGGAAATCGGCACGGCGCTGATCGAGCGTTTGTGGCAGCACCCACAGTTCATGTCGGCGGCGCTGCCGCACAAGGTCTTCCCGCCCTTGATCAACTGCTATCGCGAAGGTGGCAATTTCGGTTTTCACATTGATAACGCTCTGCGCCAGCCCCGCGGCAGCCACGAGCGGGTGCGTACCGACCTGTCCTCGACCCTGTTCCTGAGCAACCCCGAGGACTACGACGGTGGTGAGCTGGTGATCCAGGACACCTACGGTGTGCAGCAAGTGAAGCTGGCGGCAGGGGACCTGGTGCTCTATCCGGGTACCAGCCTGCACAAGGTCAACCCGGTCACGCGTGGCGCACGCTATGCCGCGTTCTTCTGGACCCAGAGCCTGGTTCGCGAAGACAGTCAGCGTGCTTTGCTGTTCGAGATGGATAACGCTATCCAGCAGCTGACAGCAGACATGCCCGATCACCCGGCACTGATCCAGCTGACCGGTACCTATCACAACCTGCTGCGCCGTTGGGTCGAGGTCTGA
- a CDS encoding TonB-dependent receptor: MPRHYVPTAVSSPRFLASAIGVALTATSAAHLAYAAEAESAKNDAIALDATSVTGQADAASTDYKVESASSPKYTAPLVDIPRSVTVIPQQVIKDTNALNLQDALRTVPGITMGAGEGGNPSGDRPFIRGFDSQSSMYLDGVRDTGSQTREIFAIESVEVAKGPNSTIGGRGAAGGTINLVSKRAHMGNSTDAGFTWGSDQTQRYTFDGNYQFLDTAAFRLNLMSHASNVAGRDEVNYDRWGVAPSLVFGLGTETRLSLDYYHMESDDLPDSGIPYSLKSGSSANRTSANPDKPTDGGDSDNFYGLVGRDFFKSRADIATIALEHDLSDALTIRNTLRHGNTLQDYIYSQPDDSKGNILKGEVWRRPNNRVANTRTTTNQTDLFGEVYIGGFKNTFSTGIELSREASTKEGYDVTGFKSGDCSKGEGLIPGVCTSFTNPDPNEAWGGSVSRTNAGADTTSNTRAIYLTDTLELDPAWLLTMGLRYDHFDTKAKTKVASGATSFKTEDTSEFVTGQLGLTWKPAENGSIYISYATSATPAGASLGEGSDGNPLLTATTSSELKPEETTNYEIGTKWDLLDQRLALTAAVFRTEKENARVLVSSNTYENVGKSRVDGLELTATGKLTNNWQVFAGYTYMDAKLVDGGKQNVGGVFVDSPNNDNQMPNTPNNSLTLWTTYNVTPKLTVGGGAFYVDDVFGNVNNTVMVDSYWRYDAMASYKLTKNVDLQLNVQNLTNEVYYDKAYGAHYANQAAGRTALMTTSFHF, encoded by the coding sequence ATGCCGCGTCACTATGTGCCAACCGCTGTCAGTTCACCACGCTTTCTCGCCTCTGCCATTGGTGTAGCACTTACTGCTACCTCCGCCGCACACCTGGCTTATGCCGCAGAAGCTGAGTCGGCCAAGAACGACGCGATTGCCCTGGACGCGACCAGCGTTACCGGCCAGGCCGACGCGGCAAGCACTGATTACAAGGTGGAGAGTGCCTCTTCGCCGAAGTACACCGCACCGCTGGTGGATATTCCACGCAGCGTGACCGTAATCCCTCAGCAGGTCATCAAGGACACCAATGCCCTTAACCTGCAGGACGCCCTGCGTACTGTGCCAGGCATCACCATGGGCGCCGGCGAAGGCGGCAACCCGTCAGGCGACCGTCCCTTCATTCGTGGCTTCGACTCGCAAAGCTCGATGTACCTGGACGGTGTACGTGACACTGGCTCACAAACCCGTGAGATCTTCGCGATTGAATCGGTCGAAGTCGCCAAGGGCCCGAACTCGACTATCGGCGGCCGTGGTGCGGCGGGCGGTACCATCAACCTGGTGAGCAAACGCGCCCACATGGGCAACTCCACCGACGCTGGCTTCACCTGGGGCTCGGACCAGACCCAACGCTACACCTTCGATGGCAACTATCAGTTCCTCGACACCGCCGCGTTCCGCCTGAACCTGATGAGTCACGCAAGCAACGTCGCCGGCCGTGACGAGGTCAACTATGACCGTTGGGGCGTAGCACCGTCGCTGGTCTTCGGCCTGGGTACCGAAACCCGCCTGAGCCTGGATTACTACCACATGGAAAGCGATGACCTGCCAGATTCAGGCATCCCTTACAGCCTAAAATCCGGCAGTTCCGCCAATCGTACGTCGGCAAATCCCGACAAGCCGACGGATGGCGGCGACAGTGACAACTTCTACGGTCTGGTTGGCCGCGACTTCTTCAAGAGCCGCGCAGATATCGCCACCATCGCTCTGGAACATGACCTGAGCGATGCACTGACCATCAGGAATACCCTGCGCCACGGCAACACCCTGCAGGATTACATCTACAGTCAGCCTGACGACAGCAAAGGCAACATCCTCAAGGGTGAAGTCTGGCGTCGCCCGAACAACCGTGTCGCCAATACCCGCACCACCACCAACCAGACCGACCTGTTCGGCGAGGTGTACATCGGCGGGTTCAAGAACACGTTCTCTACCGGTATCGAGTTGAGCCGCGAAGCCTCGACCAAGGAAGGCTACGACGTTACCGGCTTCAAGTCGGGTGACTGTTCCAAAGGTGAAGGCCTGATTCCGGGCGTGTGCACCTCGTTCACCAACCCGGACCCGAATGAGGCATGGGGTGGTAGCGTCAGCCGCACCAACGCGGGTGCCGACACCACCAGCAACACCCGCGCCATCTACCTGACCGACACCCTGGAACTGGATCCTGCCTGGTTGCTGACCATGGGCTTGCGCTATGACCATTTCGACACCAAGGCCAAGACCAAAGTCGCCAGTGGCGCCACCAGCTTCAAGACCGAAGACACCAGCGAGTTCGTCACCGGCCAACTGGGCTTGACGTGGAAGCCTGCGGAAAACGGCAGCATCTACATTTCCTATGCCACCTCGGCGACCCCCGCTGGCGCTTCGCTGGGTGAAGGCAGCGACGGTAACCCGCTGCTGACGGCCACGACCAGCAGCGAACTGAAACCGGAAGAAACCACCAACTACGAAATCGGCACCAAGTGGGACCTGCTGGACCAACGCCTGGCCCTGACCGCCGCGGTTTTCCGCACCGAGAAGGAAAACGCCCGGGTACTGGTCAGCAGCAACACTTACGAGAACGTCGGCAAAAGCCGTGTGGACGGTCTGGAACTGACAGCCACCGGTAAATTGACCAATAACTGGCAAGTCTTTGCGGGCTACACCTACATGGACGCCAAACTGGTCGATGGCGGCAAGCAAAATGTGGGGGGTGTATTCGTCGACAGCCCGAACAACGACAACCAGATGCCAAACACCCCGAATAACAGCCTGACCTTGTGGACCACCTACAACGTCACCCCGAAACTGACCGTCGGTGGCGGTGCCTTCTATGTCGATGACGTATTTGGCAACGTCAACAACACCGTTATGGTCGACTCGTACTGGCGCTACGACGCCATGGCCAGCTACAAGCTGACCAAGAACGTCGATCTGCAGTTGAACGTGCAGAACCTCACCAACGAGGTCTACTACGACAAGGCCTACGGTGCCCATTACGCCAACCAGGCAGCCGGACGCACCGCCCTGATGACCACCAGCTTCCACTTCTGA